The following coding sequences lie in one Arachis ipaensis cultivar K30076 chromosome B05, Araip1.1, whole genome shotgun sequence genomic window:
- the LOC107644647 gene encoding putative pentatricopeptide repeat-containing protein At1g12700, mitochondrial isoform X2 yields MLRSSAKASLRFFRQQSQSQFGNVDYAILFVDHMDNMGYQPDAHTIGAVINGLCKMGDTPAAIAILRNTETRNCKARVTVAGYTTIVDSLCKDGMVSEALSLFSEMTTKGLQPDTITYNRLIQGLCTFSRWQEAASLLSERKQKGIMPDTHTFTILMDALCKEGKISSARAILGQMVRMGKEPDVVTYNSMIAGFCFQSQMEEAMKVFDLMVHKGCLPNSNTYTSLIHGWCKIKSIDKAIYLLDEMVHKGLNLNVVTWNTLIHGFCKVGKPLAAKELFFTMHKFGQYPDLSSCATILDGLFKCHLFSDAISLFREIEKNNLDLNIEIYNVVLDGMCRAGKLNDVCELFSYLPAKGLKPDVYTYTIMIQGLCWEGLLIDAEELLMSMEEDGCLPNSCTYNVLVQGLLRRNDVSKSVKYLRIMKEKGYAADARTMEFLVDYLSTHKGENAFQELVQKIV; encoded by the coding sequence GCAATGTGGATTATGCTATTTTGTTTGTTGACCACATGGATAACATGGGATATCAACCCGACGCCCACACGATTGGAGCAGTTATAAATGGATTGTGCAAGATGGGCGACACCCCTGCTGCCATTGCCATTCTAAGGAACACGGAAACAAGAAACTGCAAAGCAAGGGTTACTGTTGCCGGTTATACCACAATTGTGGATAGTCTTTGCAAGGATGGGATGGTATCCGAGGCTTTGAGTCTATTCTcggaaatgacaacaaaaggtcTTCAACCCGATACCATCACTTACAATCGCTTGATTCAAGGACTCTGTACTTTCAGCAGATGGCAGGAGGCTGCGTCTTTACTGAGCGAGAGAAAACAAAAGGGAATTATGCCGGATACGCATACTTTTACTATTTTAATGGATGCTCTTTGTAAAGAGGGAAAGATTTCAAGTGCTAGAGCCATACTTGGTCAAATGGTTAGAATGGGAAAGGAGCCTGATGTTGTCACCTATAACTCAATGATTGCTGGTTTTTGTTTCCAAAGTCAAATGGAGGAGGCCATGAAAGTATTTGATTTGATGGTTCACAAGGGATGCCTACCGAACAGCAACACTTATACTTCATTAATCCATGGGTGGTGCAAGATCAAAAGCATTGATAAGGCTATTTATCTATTGGATGAAATGGTCCATAAAGGTTTAAATCTGAATGTTGTGACTTGGAATACTCTTATCCATGGATTTTGCAAAGTGGGTAAACCGTTAGCTGCTAAAGAATTGTTTTTTACAATGCACAAATTTGGTCAATATCCTGATCTATCGAGCTGTGCCACTATATTGGATGGCCTATTCAAATGTCATTTGTTTTCTGATGCAATATCATTATTTAGAGAAATTGAGAAGAATAATTTGGATCTTAATATTGAAATTTACAATGTGGTGCTCGATGGAATGTGCCGTGCTGGAAAACTGAATGATGTGTGTGAACTCTTCTCTTATCTGCCAGCAAAAGGCTTGAAACCTGATGTATATACTTATACAATCATGATCCAAGGTCTATGTTGGGAAGGACTTCTGATTGATGCTGAAGAGTTACTGATGAGTATGGAAGAGGATGGCTGCTTGCCCAATTCCTGCACATATAATGTATTGGTTCAAGGATTACTGAGAAGAAATGATGTTTCGAAGTCAGTAAAATATCTTCGgattatgaaagaaaaaggttATGCAGCAGATGCTAGAACCATGGAATTTCTTGTAGATTACCTCTCTACGCACAAAGGAGAGAATGCTTTTCAAGAACTTGTGCAGAAAATTGTTTGA